A section of the Microbulbifer pacificus genome encodes:
- the metK gene encoding methionine adenosyltransferase gives MSEYTVFTSESVSEGHPDKMADQISDAVLDAIIARDPHARVAVETVVKTGLAMLAGEVTTSCYVDLEDVVRDVITNIGYNSSEVGYDGSTCAVLNAIGKQSVDINQGVDRAKPEDQGAGDQGLMFGYATNETPTLMPAPIYYAHRLVERQAYLRKKNILPWLRPDAKSQVTFRYGEDGKPEAIDAVVLSTQHAPDISQEDLKAAVMENIILEVLPADLLHKDTRYHINPTGNFVIGGPVGDAGVTGRKIIVDTYGGMARHGGGAFSGKDPSKVDRSAAYAGRYVAKNVVAAGLADRCEVQVSYAIGVAEPTSVSVNTFGTGKVSDKQLIQAIREVFDLRPYAITRVLNLQHPMYQLTASYGHFGREPFEHTYTWKEGGEEKHATFTAFTWEKTDKVDALKQALGI, from the coding sequence ATGTCTGAATATACCGTTTTTACTTCGGAATCCGTTTCCGAAGGTCACCCGGACAAAATGGCCGATCAGATTTCCGATGCCGTATTGGATGCGATCATTGCGCGCGATCCTCACGCCCGTGTGGCCGTCGAAACTGTCGTCAAAACCGGGCTTGCAATGTTGGCTGGTGAGGTCACTACCAGTTGTTATGTGGACCTGGAAGACGTGGTACGCGACGTCATTACCAACATTGGATACAACAGCTCCGAAGTGGGCTATGACGGTTCCACCTGCGCCGTTCTGAATGCGATTGGCAAGCAATCGGTGGATATCAACCAGGGTGTTGATCGCGCTAAGCCGGAAGACCAGGGCGCTGGCGACCAGGGACTGATGTTCGGCTACGCCACCAACGAAACACCAACCCTGATGCCGGCGCCGATTTACTACGCGCACCGCCTGGTTGAGCGGCAGGCGTACCTGCGCAAGAAAAATATACTGCCGTGGCTGCGCCCGGATGCGAAAAGTCAGGTGACCTTCCGTTACGGTGAAGATGGCAAACCGGAAGCGATCGATGCCGTCGTGCTCTCTACCCAGCACGCGCCGGATATTTCCCAGGAAGACCTGAAAGCGGCGGTGATGGAGAACATCATCCTCGAAGTGTTGCCAGCCGATCTCCTGCATAAAGACACCCGCTACCACATCAATCCCACCGGCAACTTTGTCATTGGTGGCCCGGTAGGGGATGCCGGTGTCACCGGCCGCAAGATCATCGTAGATACCTACGGTGGTATGGCGCGGCACGGCGGCGGCGCTTTTTCGGGCAAGGATCCCTCCAAGGTGGATCGCTCCGCCGCTTACGCCGGGCGCTATGTGGCGAAGAACGTGGTGGCGGCGGGGCTCGCCGACCGCTGTGAGGTTCAGGTTTCCTATGCCATCGGCGTGGCAGAACCCACTTCGGTTTCCGTGAATACGTTTGGTACTGGAAAGGTGAGCGACAAGCAATTGATCCAGGCGATTCGCGAAGTCTTCGACCTGCGTCCCTACGCGATTACCCGTGTGCTCAATCTCCAGCATCCCATGTACCAGCTCACGGCCTCTTACGGTCACTTTGGCCGCGAGCCTTTCGAGCACACCTACACCTGGAAAGAGGGTGGGGAAGAGAAGCACGCAACCTTCACCGCGTTTACCTGGGAGAAAACCGACAAGGTTGACGCCCTGAAGCAAGCTCTCGGTATTTGA
- a CDS encoding sodium/proline symporter, with protein sequence MDIMVALYTLIAYKAVLLLIGFWSQQRTKNTTDYFLGGRNLGPIVAAISYGASSASAWTLLGMSGAAFVLGISAIWIVAGAIAGCATAWLWIAPRLMRHTRARDQITLTAFLADDPAPANHDANRKIKLLASIVILLSFVFYIAAQFQGAATTFSTAFARPLIESLILGAAVITIYTFLGGFWAASITDTLQGGLMLVAAILLPVVAFHHIGGWEEIRQAGVFTPQSLSLSGANTGLAALGFALGNLAIGIGTLGQPHLLNRFMALRNERALKQAQILSIGWLSIIFFSMYSLGLMGRILVPDLQDPESLFFQLATQLLPPFGAAVLLAAVLSAIMSTADSMLLVVASTISYDLKLQRLMPHRELLLSRLSMLGVSILAVLIALYLPATIFERVLFAWIAIGSAFAPTILARLASAELSPAAVLRSIATGFVLAVILSLLPNTTGDWAERLIPFSTALLVLFLPSLKMAASTRSKQKAATRTVN encoded by the coding sequence ATGGACATTATGGTCGCGCTCTATACGCTAATTGCTTACAAGGCAGTACTGCTGCTGATTGGCTTCTGGTCCCAACAACGAACCAAGAACACCACCGATTATTTTCTCGGTGGCCGCAACCTGGGCCCAATCGTGGCGGCCATCAGCTACGGCGCCAGCAGCGCTTCTGCCTGGACGCTCCTGGGAATGAGCGGTGCGGCTTTTGTATTGGGTATTTCCGCAATCTGGATTGTGGCGGGAGCCATTGCCGGTTGCGCCACAGCCTGGTTGTGGATTGCACCCCGGCTTATGCGGCATACCCGCGCCAGGGATCAAATCACGCTTACCGCGTTTCTCGCCGATGACCCGGCGCCCGCAAACCACGATGCAAACCGCAAGATCAAATTGCTTGCCTCCATCGTGATTCTGCTGTCGTTTGTGTTCTATATCGCCGCGCAATTTCAGGGCGCCGCCACCACCTTTTCCACCGCCTTCGCCAGACCATTGATCGAAAGCCTGATTCTCGGTGCCGCCGTTATCACCATTTACACCTTCCTGGGGGGCTTTTGGGCCGCGAGCATCACGGACACATTGCAGGGTGGGCTTATGCTGGTGGCAGCGATACTGCTACCGGTAGTGGCGTTTCACCATATCGGTGGCTGGGAGGAAATTCGACAAGCCGGCGTTTTCACCCCGCAATCACTGTCGCTCAGCGGAGCAAATACCGGGCTCGCTGCACTCGGCTTCGCGCTTGGCAATCTTGCCATCGGCATCGGCACACTGGGGCAACCGCACCTGCTCAATCGCTTTATGGCATTGAGAAACGAGCGTGCGCTCAAGCAGGCACAAATATTATCCATCGGCTGGTTATCTATTATATTTTTCAGCATGTATAGCCTGGGACTGATGGGCAGGATACTTGTACCAGATCTGCAGGACCCGGAATCGCTGTTTTTTCAATTAGCGACCCAGCTATTGCCTCCGTTTGGGGCCGCGGTTCTGCTGGCGGCAGTGCTGTCAGCCATTATGTCGACGGCCGATAGCATGCTGCTGGTGGTGGCCTCAACCATTTCCTATGACCTGAAACTGCAGCGCCTGATGCCGCATAGGGAACTGCTGTTATCCCGCCTGTCCATGCTGGGCGTATCGATTCTGGCAGTATTGATCGCACTGTACCTGCCCGCCACCATCTTCGAACGCGTATTGTTTGCATGGATCGCGATTGGATCTGCCTTTGCGCCGACCATACTGGCGCGGCTCGCGAGTGCGGAACTGTCACCGGCGGCGGTATTGCGCTCCATCGCGACCGGTTTTGTACTCGCCGTAATACTGTCACTGTTGCCGAACACCACTGGCGACTGGGCCGAACGCCTGATCCCGTTCAGCACAGCGTTACTGGTACTGTTTCTCCCCTCGCTGAAAATGGCAGCGTCTACAAGGTCCAAGCAAAAGGCAGCAACAAGGACCGTCAATTAA
- a CDS encoding MaoC family dehydratase yields the protein MAGEVKQVGENRYRETFGRFFDDFKVGDIYEHRPGRTITETDNTWFTLLTMNTHPAHFDKVYAAGTEFGKPLVCSPFTVALMVGMSVTDISQKAIANLGWDDIRMTAPLFVGDTLYAESEVLEKRESKSRPNQGIVTVRTRGTKQDGTEVCSFVRKVLVWKRGAEMEDKVNY from the coding sequence ATGGCTGGAGAAGTAAAGCAGGTCGGTGAAAACCGCTACCGTGAGACCTTTGGGCGTTTCTTTGACGATTTCAAAGTGGGTGATATCTACGAGCATCGCCCGGGGCGCACCATTACCGAAACCGACAATACCTGGTTCACGCTGCTGACCATGAATACGCATCCTGCGCATTTCGACAAGGTATATGCGGCGGGTACGGAATTTGGTAAGCCGCTGGTGTGCAGCCCGTTCACCGTAGCGCTGATGGTGGGGATGAGTGTTACCGATATCAGCCAGAAGGCGATCGCCAACCTGGGCTGGGACGATATCCGTATGACCGCGCCATTGTTTGTGGGCGATACGCTTTATGCGGAGTCGGAAGTGCTGGAAAAACGCGAATCCAAATCGCGCCCGAACCAGGGCATCGTCACCGTGCGCACCCGCGGCACCAAACAGGACGGTACCGAGGTGTGTTCCTTCGTGCGCAAAGTGCTGGTGTGGAAGCGCGGAGCGGAAATGGAAGACAAGGTTAATTATTGA
- a CDS encoding polysaccharide deacetylase family protein yields MSKKVLWPGDARLALSIVVNVEEGSESTLLDGDRGPEPVDELGVAPRKPIRAHANESNYEYGVREGWPRIQALLERYQVPATFCAAAVALERAPQIARFIAEGEHEVCSHGYRWQHQFGMDEDTERKFIRDAIASISKTTGQRPRGWLSRYLHTDNTRRLLQEEGFDYHMDDYSADEPFWAPVQGSDKPMLVLPYAIDSNDMKFWTAPSLTPQAWLDYACRTLDTLLAEGAERTRMMSLGLHLRIIGRPGRIGALEEFLRYAKAQDGVWFTTRAAIADAFAAEVPPSQVREPLRGWEHF; encoded by the coding sequence ATGAGCAAAAAGGTTTTGTGGCCGGGGGATGCCCGGCTCGCACTGTCGATTGTGGTGAATGTGGAGGAGGGCTCCGAGAGTACGCTGCTGGACGGCGACCGTGGCCCTGAACCCGTCGACGAACTGGGGGTGGCGCCGCGCAAACCGATCCGCGCGCACGCCAACGAAAGCAATTACGAGTACGGCGTCCGCGAGGGCTGGCCGCGTATTCAGGCGCTGCTGGAGCGTTACCAGGTGCCGGCTACTTTCTGCGCGGCAGCGGTAGCCCTGGAGCGGGCACCACAGATCGCACGGTTTATTGCCGAGGGCGAACACGAAGTGTGCAGCCACGGCTATCGCTGGCAGCACCAGTTCGGTATGGATGAAGACACCGAGCGCAAATTCATTCGCGATGCCATTGCGTCGATTAGCAAAACCACAGGGCAGCGCCCCCGTGGCTGGCTGAGCCGCTATCTGCACACCGACAACACCCGGCGCCTACTGCAGGAGGAGGGCTTCGATTACCACATGGACGACTACAGTGCCGACGAGCCTTTCTGGGCGCCGGTGCAAGGGTCGGACAAACCCATGCTGGTCTTGCCGTACGCCATCGACTCCAACGATATGAAATTCTGGACCGCGCCGTCGCTGACGCCACAGGCGTGGCTCGATTACGCCTGTCGTACGCTGGATACCCTGCTGGCGGAGGGTGCCGAGCGCACGCGCATGATGTCCCTCGGCCTGCATCTGCGCATTATCGGCCGCCCGGGGCGTATTGGCGCACTGGAAGAGTTCCTGCGCTACGCCAAGGCCCAAGACGGTGTCTGGTTTACCACCCGCGCGGCGATCGCCGATGCGTTTGCCGCAGAGGTTCCACCATCGCAGGTGCGTGAACCCCTGCGCGGCTGGGAGCACTTCTGA
- a CDS encoding HpcH/HpaI aldolase/citrate lyase family protein — MFTARSLLFVPGHRPDRFEKALDSGADLVCIDLEDAVPLAQKGDARTAVCGFLERCEPALLERIVVRVSAASSDEGRADLYALLHARLPARLMLAKTENAEEIAEASSLLGQPVRWIALIESASGLLGMERICRDCSLDAVMFGGGDFAAQVGAEFAWEPLLWARSQMAVIAAAYRLPVIDVPFLDVRDVQGLEAETRRVSALGFSAKAAIHPSQIEGIHRGFAPTADALNQAQKIVRAFEQAQGGAVVVEGRMVDQPIVDSARKLIARVRTEKEFV, encoded by the coding sequence ATGTTTACCGCGCGCAGCCTGTTATTTGTGCCAGGACATCGCCCGGACCGCTTTGAGAAGGCGCTGGATAGTGGTGCCGACCTGGTGTGCATCGATCTGGAAGATGCGGTGCCTTTGGCTCAAAAGGGGGATGCCCGCACCGCGGTGTGTGGGTTTCTGGAGCGCTGTGAGCCTGCATTGCTCGAGCGAATTGTGGTTCGCGTCAGTGCCGCAAGCAGCGATGAGGGCAGGGCGGATCTCTACGCGCTTTTGCATGCGCGCTTGCCCGCGCGGTTGATGCTGGCGAAAACCGAAAATGCCGAGGAGATCGCGGAAGCGTCGAGCCTGCTGGGGCAGCCGGTGCGCTGGATCGCATTGATCGAGAGCGCCTCCGGCCTGCTGGGTATGGAACGCATCTGTAGGGATTGCTCGCTGGATGCGGTGATGTTTGGCGGTGGTGACTTTGCGGCGCAGGTGGGCGCAGAGTTTGCGTGGGAGCCCCTGCTGTGGGCGCGTTCGCAAATGGCGGTGATTGCCGCAGCCTATCGCCTGCCGGTGATCGATGTGCCGTTTCTGGATGTGCGCGACGTGCAGGGACTTGAGGCTGAAACCCGCCGCGTGTCTGCCCTGGGCTTTTCCGCCAAGGCGGCGATTCACCCTTCGCAGATCGAGGGAATCCATCGCGGCTTTGCGCCGACTGCCGATGCCCTGAACCAGGCACAGAAAATCGTGCGTGCATTCGAGCAGGCACAGGGTGGCGCAGTCGTGGTAGAGGGGCGCATGGTGGATCAGCCCATCGTCGACAGCGCACGCAAGCTGATCGCGCGTGTGCGCACCGAAAAAGAATTTGTGTAA
- a CDS encoding CaiB/BaiF CoA transferase family protein yields the protein MQTKPLAGIRVIAVEQYGAGPFGSMQLADMGAEVIKIENPTTGGDVARQSGPYFLGDNDSDFFQTFNRNKKSLTLDLKSAEGRKIFERLVQSADIVMNNLRGDQPAKLGLDYDSLGAVKREIICGHLSAYGRDNDRAGWPGYDYLMQAEAGFMDLTGEPGTPPARFGLSMVDFMSGVILAMGMLGALVGVLRGGAGRDVDVNLFDVAATQLTYPATWYLNRGHETARVPRSGHPSTVPCQIYRSADGWVFVMAMTEKFWQILVEGLDRADLLADERFATVAARRKHREILTEILDGEFMRAQNAHWMRVFAGRLPLAPVNSFAQAMDNPWLAQTGMLQSLPHVDNSQFRVLASPLKFDGNRPSGTGCSALGADSENLLLGLGYSAEEIAVWKNGQVI from the coding sequence ATGCAGACGAAGCCACTGGCGGGCATCCGCGTCATTGCCGTGGAGCAGTATGGAGCCGGTCCCTTCGGCTCCATGCAGCTGGCGGACATGGGGGCCGAGGTCATCAAGATCGAAAACCCCACCACCGGCGGCGACGTCGCCCGCCAGTCCGGACCCTATTTTCTGGGGGATAACGACAGCGATTTTTTCCAGACCTTCAATCGCAACAAGAAGAGCTTAACGCTGGATCTGAAGAGTGCGGAAGGGCGGAAGATTTTCGAACGCCTGGTGCAGAGCGCCGATATCGTGATGAACAACCTGCGCGGTGACCAGCCGGCAAAACTGGGGCTGGATTACGACAGCCTCGGTGCGGTAAAGCGGGAAATTATCTGCGGTCATCTCTCTGCCTATGGTCGCGACAACGATCGCGCGGGCTGGCCCGGTTACGACTACCTGATGCAGGCAGAGGCGGGCTTTATGGACCTGACCGGGGAGCCGGGAACACCACCTGCGCGCTTCGGGCTGTCGATGGTGGACTTCATGAGCGGAGTAATCCTCGCCATGGGGATGCTCGGTGCACTGGTCGGTGTTTTGCGCGGCGGCGCCGGGCGCGATGTGGATGTAAACCTGTTTGATGTGGCGGCCACCCAGCTGACCTATCCCGCTACCTGGTATCTCAATCGCGGCCATGAAACCGCGCGCGTGCCGCGCTCCGGCCACCCGTCGACCGTACCCTGCCAGATCTACCGCAGTGCCGATGGTTGGGTGTTTGTCATGGCGATGACGGAAAAATTCTGGCAGATCCTGGTGGAGGGACTGGACCGCGCAGATCTGTTGGCTGACGAGCGCTTTGCCACGGTGGCGGCGCGCCGTAAGCATCGGGAGATTCTCACAGAAATTCTCGATGGCGAATTCATGCGCGCGCAGAACGCCCACTGGATGAGAGTTTTTGCGGGTCGTCTGCCGCTGGCGCCGGTAAACAGTTTTGCCCAGGCCATGGACAATCCCTGGCTGGCCCAGACCGGCATGCTGCAGTCGCTGCCCCATGTTGACAATAGTCAATTCAGAGTACTGGCAAGCCCGTTAAAATTTGACGGAAACAGGCCCTCAGGAACCGGCTGTTCCGCACTTGGTGCAGACAGCGAGAACCTGCTGCTCGGGCTCGGTTATTCCGCTGAAGAAATTGCAGTCTGGAAAAACGGGCAGGTTATCTGA
- a CDS encoding CaiB/BaiF CoA transferase family protein, which yields MKLQGIRVVDLSLFLPGPHLTMMMADHGAEVIKVEPPSGEPTRHIGLRKNGESVWFRNTHRGKKSLCLNLKDEAQKAQLLALIDSADVFVEGFRPGAVARLGLDYATLSARNPSLVYCSISAFGQTGTKSQKPAHDLSIQADSGTVFLNEGADGEPCSPAMPVADMTASLMALSGILMALLRRKDTGRGDYLDISMQDSLVAWLPNALGPVFAENRSPVVKQERSWGGNAMYRIYRTADGRHLTLGGSELKFAENLFQKLGKPELAEICERSPGEQQEAIEFLQREFSTRTLAEWSLWFDGLDVCWSPVRLLHEALAEEHLWQRQMVFEDGEGNRHLGVPIKFLHEPASVNTQLPKLGEHNQSLLPLAQAI from the coding sequence ATGAAGCTGCAAGGCATACGTGTTGTCGACCTTTCGCTCTTTTTGCCGGGGCCGCACCTGACCATGATGATGGCGGATCACGGGGCCGAAGTGATCAAGGTGGAGCCGCCCTCTGGTGAGCCGACGCGTCATATCGGGCTGCGTAAAAATGGCGAATCGGTGTGGTTTCGCAACACCCACCGGGGCAAGAAAAGTTTGTGCCTCAATCTCAAGGACGAGGCGCAAAAAGCGCAATTGCTGGCGCTGATTGACAGCGCCGATGTGTTTGTCGAGGGCTTCCGTCCAGGCGCAGTGGCCCGCCTGGGTCTGGACTACGCCACCCTCAGTGCGCGCAATCCCAGTCTCGTCTACTGCTCCATTTCCGCGTTTGGCCAGACTGGAACCAAGAGCCAGAAGCCGGCGCACGATCTCAGTATCCAGGCTGATTCCGGAACAGTTTTCCTCAATGAGGGTGCCGATGGCGAACCCTGTTCCCCCGCGATGCCGGTGGCGGATATGACGGCGTCACTGATGGCGCTTTCCGGCATACTCATGGCGCTGCTGCGACGGAAAGATACCGGGCGAGGGGACTATCTGGATATTTCCATGCAGGACAGCCTGGTGGCCTGGTTGCCCAATGCCCTTGGCCCGGTGTTTGCGGAGAATCGCTCGCCGGTCGTCAAACAGGAGCGCTCCTGGGGCGGCAATGCCATGTACCGAATCTATCGCACGGCAGACGGTCGCCATCTGACCCTGGGCGGAAGTGAACTCAAATTCGCGGAAAACCTGTTCCAAAAACTGGGAAAACCGGAGCTGGCAGAAATCTGCGAGCGTTCCCCCGGCGAGCAGCAAGAGGCGATCGAGTTTCTGCAGCGGGAATTTTCCACGCGTACCCTGGCGGAATGGAGCCTGTGGTTTGACGGCCTCGATGTCTGCTGGTCACCTGTTCGCCTGTTGCACGAGGCATTGGCGGAGGAGCACCTGTGGCAGCGGCAGATGGTATTTGAAGACGGCGAAGGCAACCGTCATCTGGGGGTACCGATCAAATTCCTGCACGAGCCCGCCAGCGTGAACACCCAGCTGCCGAAACTGGGCGAGCACAATCAGAGTCTGTTGCCTTTGGCGCAGGCAATCTGA
- a CDS encoding SDR family NAD(P)-dependent oxidoreductase: MTEVQGKYPELAGKVAVITGAGRRKGLGEAMAKRLAAEGVKVVLTDIGHAAGENMPEQAVGTSAEMEQIAAEIRVAGGEVATYACNVLEPQEVQAAAEFALGHFGSLDIWVNNAGIGYLMEPIVDMAVDKWDAVLGVNLRGTFLGIKYAAEIMLRQGRGGRIINIGSQASKSGFAHASAYTASKHGMVGLTRSAAQELGPAGITVNTICPNHVTTGLGAWQNAHFSEVTGKGYDRYMDDMRARIPLGRPGLQEDIAKACAFLCSDEASYITGEAMNVSGGEEYH; this comes from the coding sequence ATGACAGAAGTGCAGGGTAAGTACCCGGAACTGGCAGGCAAGGTGGCGGTGATCACCGGTGCCGGCCGCCGCAAGGGGCTCGGTGAAGCCATGGCGAAACGCCTGGCAGCGGAAGGCGTGAAAGTGGTGCTGACGGATATCGGCCACGCCGCCGGTGAAAACATGCCGGAGCAGGCGGTGGGCACCAGCGCGGAGATGGAACAGATCGCGGCGGAAATCCGCGTGGCCGGTGGCGAGGTGGCCACCTATGCCTGCAATGTTCTCGAGCCCCAGGAAGTCCAAGCCGCAGCGGAGTTTGCCCTGGGGCATTTCGGCAGCCTGGATATCTGGGTCAACAACGCCGGTATCGGTTACCTGATGGAACCGATCGTGGATATGGCCGTGGACAAATGGGATGCGGTGCTGGGGGTCAACCTGCGGGGGACCTTCCTCGGTATCAAGTACGCGGCGGAGATCATGCTGCGCCAGGGGCGCGGAGGCCGGATTATCAATATCGGCAGCCAGGCGTCCAAGTCCGGCTTTGCCCACGCATCCGCCTATACCGCGTCCAAACACGGCATGGTGGGGCTGACGCGCTCGGCGGCACAGGAGTTGGGGCCGGCTGGCATTACCGTGAATACCATCTGCCCGAACCACGTGACCACCGGTCTGGGTGCCTGGCAGAACGCGCATTTTTCCGAAGTGACCGGCAAGGGCTACGACCGCTATATGGACGATATGCGCGCGCGCATACCACTGGGCCGCCCCGGACTGCAGGAGGATATCGCCAAGGCCTGTGCCTTCCTCTGCTCCGATGAAGCGTCCTACATCACCGGCGAGGCGATGAACGTCTCCGGCGGTGAGGAATATCACTGA
- a CDS encoding aromatic ring-hydroxylating dioxygenase subunit alpha: MLTNLWYVAEWSKAVKDKPVRAKLLGQNFVLFRDKSGKVNCLSDVCIHRGGSLSKGFTTKRDCVACPYHGWEFDAEGKVQFIPSRGEGAPIPERARIDAYPTEERYGMIWVFLGDLPEEERYPIPEFPEYEDKANWRAVDVEYSWTGSVDRVVENGIDIAHTSFVHPGFGYQEMADKNEILKVDRGEYWGSSDNVLYPPQLEGNFGLMKLFRADKAATYVSPAFYLPGHCVRLHIKVNSWMEMIIFDANTPVDETTTRSFAVQVRNFFKWPMFDNGAKKRTRKVFGEDGDIVAELSPNYLPESLEHEVSVEQDKFMSAWRMIRRKHIEEKGWKIDTKAMKPFEGEKVFTIPSPSRRTNPHFKWALDTVPLVPPTRRSAATQAEDSSAAEPA; this comes from the coding sequence ATGCTGACGAACCTTTGGTATGTGGCTGAGTGGTCCAAAGCGGTTAAAGACAAACCCGTAAGGGCCAAACTGCTGGGGCAGAACTTTGTCCTGTTTCGTGACAAGAGTGGTAAGGTCAACTGCCTGAGTGATGTGTGTATTCACCGCGGTGGTTCACTGTCCAAGGGCTTTACCACCAAGCGCGATTGCGTGGCCTGCCCCTACCACGGCTGGGAATTCGATGCTGAAGGCAAGGTGCAGTTCATTCCTTCGCGTGGGGAGGGTGCACCCATTCCCGAGCGTGCGCGCATCGACGCCTACCCCACGGAGGAGCGCTACGGCATGATCTGGGTGTTCCTCGGTGACCTGCCCGAAGAGGAACGCTATCCCATCCCGGAATTCCCGGAGTATGAGGACAAGGCCAACTGGCGTGCGGTGGATGTCGAGTACAGCTGGACCGGTTCCGTGGATCGCGTGGTCGAGAACGGTATCGACATTGCGCATACATCCTTTGTGCACCCCGGTTTCGGCTACCAGGAAATGGCCGACAAGAATGAAATCCTCAAAGTGGATCGCGGCGAATACTGGGGGTCATCCGACAACGTGCTTTACCCGCCGCAGCTGGAAGGCAATTTCGGTCTGATGAAACTGTTCCGTGCCGACAAGGCGGCCACTTATGTGAGCCCGGCATTTTATCTTCCGGGGCATTGCGTGCGCCTGCACATCAAGGTCAATTCCTGGATGGAAATGATCATATTCGATGCCAATACGCCGGTTGATGAAACTACCACGCGCTCGTTTGCGGTGCAGGTGCGCAATTTCTTCAAATGGCCAATGTTCGACAACGGGGCGAAAAAACGCACGCGCAAGGTATTTGGCGAAGATGGCGATATCGTGGCGGAGCTGTCACCCAACTACCTGCCCGAGTCCCTCGAACACGAAGTATCCGTTGAGCAGGACAAGTTCATGAGTGCCTGGCGAATGATTCGCCGCAAGCATATCGAAGAGAAAGGCTGGAAAATCGACACCAAGGCGATGAAGCCGTTTGAGGGCGAAAAGGTGTTCACCATTCCCTCGCCGTCACGTCGTACCAATCCGCATTTCAAGTGGGCATTGGATACGGTGCCGTTGGTACCCCCGACCCGTCGCAGCGCGGCGACCCAGGCTGAAGACTCATCGGCAGCGGAGCCGGCCTGA
- a CDS encoding acyl-CoA dehydrogenase family protein yields the protein MSWTAEDEAAILDTIDRFVANEVAPIAREKDLADEYPHELVETMKSLGLFGATIGENYGGLALSAATYARIVQKISAVWMAPGGIFNSHLIMAAAIERFGTEEQKQRFLPLMAEGTLRGGIALTEPNAGSDLQAIRCVARRDGDEYVINGSKMWITNAMNGNCLGLLVKTDPNAEPRHRGMSLFAIRTKDDAGNLLPGITVNKIKKTCYRAIDTAEVVFEDFRVSVEDLVGGEEGRGFHMAVGGLELGRINVAARGAGIAQGALKLAVRYATERETFGKPIIQHQAIQLKLGEMAAKVEAAKLLVEQAARMYDSGQRCDMEAGMAKYFASEAGVFCAQEAMRIFGGYGFSTEYEIERYYRDAMLMCVGEGTNEMQRIIIAKQLAAREAAL from the coding sequence ATGAGCTGGACCGCAGAAGATGAGGCCGCGATTCTCGATACCATAGACCGCTTCGTGGCCAACGAAGTTGCACCGATTGCGCGGGAAAAAGATCTCGCCGATGAGTATCCACACGAGCTGGTGGAAACCATGAAATCCCTGGGACTGTTCGGTGCCACCATCGGTGAAAACTACGGGGGCCTGGCGCTGTCCGCCGCCACCTATGCGCGTATCGTGCAGAAAATTTCCGCGGTGTGGATGGCACCCGGCGGCATTTTCAATTCCCACCTGATCATGGCCGCCGCCATCGAGCGCTTTGGTACCGAAGAGCAGAAGCAGCGCTTCCTGCCTCTGATGGCCGAAGGCACCCTGCGCGGCGGTATCGCGCTGACGGAGCCCAATGCCGGTTCGGACCTGCAGGCAATCCGCTGTGTGGCCAGACGCGATGGTGACGAATACGTGATCAACGGCAGCAAGATGTGGATCACCAACGCCATGAACGGCAACTGCCTGGGCCTGCTGGTGAAAACCGATCCCAATGCGGAGCCCCGCCATCGCGGTATGTCGCTGTTTGCCATTCGCACTAAGGACGATGCTGGAAATCTGCTGCCGGGGATTACCGTCAACAAAATCAAGAAGACCTGCTACCGCGCCATCGATACCGCGGAAGTGGTGTTCGAGGATTTTCGCGTGTCCGTTGAGGATCTGGTCGGCGGTGAAGAGGGGCGCGGTTTCCATATGGCGGTGGGTGGTCTGGAACTCGGCCGTATCAACGTGGCCGCGCGCGGTGCCGGTATCGCCCAGGGTGCGCTGAAGCTGGCGGTGCGCTATGCCACCGAGCGGGAAACCTTTGGCAAACCGATCATCCAGCACCAGGCCATCCAGCTGAAGCTGGGTGAAATGGCGGCGAAGGTCGAGGCAGCAAAGCTGCTGGTGGAACAGGCGGCGCGCATGTACGACAGCGGCCAGCGCTGTGACATGGAAGCGGGTATGGCCAAGTATTTTGCCAGTGAGGCCGGCGTCTTCTGTGCCCAGGAAGCCATGCGTATCTTCGGCGGCTACGGTTTTTCCACCGAGTATGAGATCGAGCGCTACTACCGCGATGCCATGCTGATGTGTGTGGGCGAGGGCACCAACGAAATGCAGCGTATCATCATCGCCAAGCAGTTGGCGGCGCGCGAGGCGGCGCTGTAA